The Anolis sagrei isolate rAnoSag1 chromosome Y, rAnoSag1.mat, whole genome shotgun sequence genome contains a region encoding:
- the LOC132782160 gene encoding carbohydrate sulfotransferase 12, which translates to MASPARMTKARLFRLSVVVGSLFMILLIIVYWDNVGTAHFYLHTTLSRPHGVLPTAFQGDRQESLAEVDEFLETLLSSDLKQSSVKLGRRTEQPLLQASSRPVAGNLEENVRGYDWSTRDARLILDQEKLQAERRRTLRELCANSSFTFPTKERSFDDIPNYELNHLIVDDRHGVIYCYVPKVACTNWKRVMIVLSESLMDQGIPYADPLDIPREHVHNTSTHFTFNKFWRRYGKFSRHLMKIKLKKYTKFLFVRDPFVRLISAFRSKFELENEEFYRRFAVPMLKLYSNFTSLPTSVSEAFEAGLRVSFSDFIQYLLDPRTEKMAPFNEHWRQVYRLCHPCQIEYDFVGKLETLDEDAAHLLQLLKVDHLLRFPPSYRNRTASSWEEDWFAKIPVAWRQQLYKLYEADFVLFGYPKPENLLKN; encoded by the coding sequence ATGGCGTCTCCCGCCAGGATGACCAAAGCGCGGCTCTTCCGCCTCTCGGTGGTGGTGGGCTCCCTCTTCATGATCCTGCTGATCATTGTCTACTGGGACAACGTGGGCACGGCTCACTTCTACCTCCACACCACCCTCTCGAGGCCTCATGGTGTGCTCCCCACCGCCTTCCAAGGGGACAGGCAGgaatcgttggcagaggtggacGAATTCTTGGAGACACTCTTGAGCTCTGACCTGAAACAGAGCTCGGTCAAGCTCGGTCGAAGGACAGAGCAGCCTCTTTTGCAAGCTTCCAGCCGGCCCGTCGCTGGCAACTTGGAGGAGAACGTCCGGGGCTACGACTGGTCCACACGGGATGCCAGGCTGATCTTGGACCAAGAGAAGCTGCAGGCTGAGAGGCGGAGGACCTTGCGTGAGTTATGTGCCAATTCCAGCTTCACCTTCCCGACCAAGGAGCGCTCCTTTGACGACATCCCCAACTACGAGCTCAACCACCTCATTGTGGACGACCGCCATGGTGTCATCTATTGCTACGTCCCCAAAGTGGCCTGCACCAATTGGAAGCGGGTGATGATTGTCCTGAGCGAGAGCTTGATGGACCAAGGCATCCCTTACGCCGACCCTTTGGATATCCCCCGCGAGCACGTCCACAACACCAGCACCCACTTCACCTTCAATAAGTTCTGGCGCCGCTACGGCAAGTTTTCCCGGCACCTCATGAAGATCAAGCTGAAGAAGTACACCAAGTTCCTCTTTGTCCGCGACCCCTTTGTGCGGCTCATCTCGGCCTTCCGCAGCAAATTCGAGCTGGAGAACGAGGAGTTCTACCGGCGCTTTGCCGTCCCCATGTTGAAGCTGTATTCCAACTTCACCAGCCTCCCGACCTCGGTGAGCGAGGCCTTTGAGGCCGGCCTCCGGGTCTCCTTCTCGGATTTCATCCAGTACTTGCTGGACCCTCGGACAGAGAAGATGGCCCCTTTCAACGAACACTGGAGGCAGGTCTACCGCCTCTGCCACCCCTGCCAGATAGAGTACGACTTTGTGGGCAAGCTGGAGACATTGGACGAAGACGCGGCCCACCTCCTGCAGCTCCTCAAGGTGGACCATCTCCTCCGCTTCCCTCCCAGCTACCGGAACAGGACAGCCAGCAGCTGGGAGGAAGACTGGTTTGCCAAAATCCCCGTGGCGTGGAGGCAACAGCTGTACAAGCTGTACGAGGCGGACTTTGTCCTCTTTGGTTATCCCAAGCCGGAGAACTTGCTGAAAAACTGA